A genomic window from Carassius auratus strain Wakin chromosome 45, ASM336829v1, whole genome shotgun sequence includes:
- the LOC113063016 gene encoding B2 bradykinin receptor-like → MELNSSNLPCNDTVAWIWLSSLQPPFLALISILGVVGNILVLCVFCLQRKPCTVADVYLGNLAAADLIMVLCLPFWTVTIAHGYQWNFGQLLCKVINTAISMNYYCSILFLVLVSMDRYLALAKPMNPSKLRSPKWAKRICVVIWVVGFMFSLPTLLFRRVGSFPLIGVDACYLQYPHPAWVLQWNLTKNLIGFLVPMPIISLCTFHTVKALKNRGLVIQPRVQMERKAARLVLAVLVVFLLCWTPFQLFRFLETLHYFQLFSGCLWEDILQIGNQLATYLGYSNSAINPFLYVIVGSHFRKRAQGVFQGLLYSRRKSNSSVIINVTVISKCSNSVKDNRITPVELGAVYPPIKPHMMCRSL, encoded by the coding sequence ATGGAACTAAATTCATCAAACCTCCCCTGCAATGACACAGTCGCCTGGATATGGCTGTCGTCTCTCCAGCCTCCGTTCCTGGCTCTTATCAGCATCCTGGGAGTGGTGGGCAACATTCTGGTCCTCTGCGTGTTCTGCCTCCAGCGGAAGCCGTGCACCGTAGCTGATGTGTATCTAGGCAACCTGGCAGCTGCAGACCTCATTATGGTCCTGTGTTTGCCCTTCTGGACGGTCACCATCGCCCATGGCTATCAGTGGAACTTTGGTCAGCTGCTCTGCAAGGTGATCAACACTGCCATTTCGATGAACTACTACTGCAGCATACTCTTCCTAGTGTTAGTCAGCATGGACCGCTACCTCGCCTTGGCCAAACCCATGAATCCCAGTAAGCTCAGAAGCCCCAAATGGGCCAAGCGTATCTGTGTGGTGATTTGGGTGGTGGGATTCATGTTTAGCCTCCCAACTCTGCTCTTCCGAAGAGTAGGTTCCTTTCCACTCATAGGGGTGGATGCCTGTTATCTACAATACCCTCACCCAGCCTGGGTGCTCCAATGGAACCTAACAAAAAACTTGATTGGATTCCTGGTTCCGATGCCAATTATTTCACTTTGTACTTTTCACACGGTCAAAGCGCTTAAAAACCGTGGTCTGGTGATTCAACCGAGAGTTCAAATGGAGAGGAAGGCCGCTCGGCTGGTTCTGGCGGTCCTCGTCGTGTTTCTCCTCTGCTGGACACCCTTTCAGTTGTTCCGGTTCCTAGAAACTCTTCACTACTTTCAGCTCTTTTCTGGGTGTCTCTGGGAGGACATATTGCAAATAGGCAACCAGCTGGCTACTTATTTAGGGTATAGCAATAGCGCTATAAACCCTTTCTTGTACGTCATTGTAGGGAGCCACTTCAGGAAGAGAGCTCAAGGAGTTTTTCAGGGTCTCTTGTATTCTAGACGGAAGAGCAACTCCTCGGTGATCATAAATGTTACTGTTATCAGCAAGTGCAGTAACAGTGTTAAAGATAACAGAATAACACCGGTGGAACTGGGAGCTGTATATCCACCCATCAAACCTCACATGATGTGTAGATCATTATGA